In Ascaphus truei isolate aAscTru1 chromosome 2, aAscTru1.hap1, whole genome shotgun sequence, the genomic stretch attgggtgggtcaggccaagtcagaaataccgttacacacttgtaacggattttctggcctggcctgacccacccaatctcacattggcccctgtggtctaaccagcccccattacatggtagtgtctggtggtgcacctgttggcaacaggactcctgagtctcccgcatgatgttgtgtggggattgccaactcagacaggcagctgaggtagtgggtgcaagtcctacctatatccagtgcagcgcctccacctcatcaggatccctgcgtctgcGTGGGGATGGGTCTGATGAGGAACTTCTCTGTGGTGCCGCCCTCTTTAGAGTAatcccagactcacacatgagggtatctttgatcaagatcatctttattgcaaGGTGATGGggccagctgcccttcacagtGATAGAGTTAGCCACACATCTTGCTGTGCTGTCCCTTTCAAAGGTAcgtcctcccaatggagtgggatcccctctccccgaagggagatcacccctgtgccaggtccctggacacagtatggctctTCCAGCTAAATATCACTTATCATAACatgggccactagttacagcactagtgagccgcctcctcccaagtctcaacgcagacttgctccttactccagcaacctaactttgagcagtgctgtgccttatatcctttcagggggcaggcacatctctgatgtcactaactgtggactcagagtatgcagccactcccatccatatatagggcacctcaccagggtgtgagggcaaacctccatgattactgctggcattcctgtatcttaccaggcttactgccagcaggggagaaaactgcagaccattttacagcatggctacacactATATCCGTCTGCTTTATGTTTTGAGGCACATTTAAGAAGAATCTCCTTCTCCAGGATCTGCAGTTTGTGTACGTGTTCTTCTGTCTAATACCAATCAACATTAGGCTGCATATTATTTCCATTTTAACCACCCCTTTTCTGTGGTTTGTTGTTTTAATTTTCTCCCTACATGTCTTGGGACCCACGAGTATAGCCACGCGCCGAAGGACTCCTTTTTTCTTGATAGCCCATAATTAGCAACTGTAAAAACAACCCAATAAACCCGGCAATAATTTGTTAATTACAGACAAAGggttattaacaaaaaaaagaaaaggaaagaaaCTGTGTTAGCAAAAAAAGATTTACCAAACATAGAATTCCTGGCATCTCATGTAAATGACTGCTCTTTGAGAAATGGTATCAGCTAACTCTTATAATTCAGACCACAGGGAATTTTGGACTTGAATGTATTTATCCAAAAATGTTCACAATTAGTCAACCTGCGGTCCTTGTTTAGAAATCTTTTAGAAGCAGGTACAGTTTCAATGCCCAGGAACTGTAGTTTAGTTGGATCGCAATCATGGACTTCcaaaaagtgttttaaaaaagGAGGCAGAGATTGATTCTTTTCCAAGCGCTCTGGAATAAGTTTAATATTCCGCATGTGCTCCTGTATTCGGACGGTTAACTTTCTCTTGGTTTTTCCGATATACTGGAGCCCACACGCACATTGGATAAGATACACCACGTAGGTTGACTGGCAATTTATGAAGCTTTTGATTTTATAACTCTTCTTTGTAACACAAGAAATTGCCTCCTTTTTAGTGCACATTTTTTTACAGATTTTACATGTATTGCACTTATAATTGCCCTTCCTTTCAAAGTGTGTTTGGATAGTTCTGGCACCCGGAGTCCGGGCCCTTAATTGGCTTGTGGCAAATAAATTCTTTGCCcgctctcccctctttctctgattctcccgctctcccctctttctctgattctcccgctctcccctctttctctgatTCTCCCGCTCTTTCCACATCCGCAGAAACGCTCCCTTCTTTCTCTGAAACTCCCGCTCTTCCCACCTCCGCAGAaacgctcccctctctctctgatacTCCTGCTCTTTCTCCATCCGTAgtatctcttccctctctctctgacagtccCACTCTTTCCACATCTGCAGCaactcttccctgtctctctgacagtccctctctatctccctctgcaGCAACTCTTCCGCCGCTATCTGATACTCAAACACTTTGCACTTCCGCAGAAACTCTTCCATCTTTCTCCGCTTCGCCCGCTCTTCCCTCTTTCTCTGATTCTCCTGCACTTTCCTCTTTCTCTGAGTCTCCATCTCTTCCCACATCCGCAGAAACTCTTCCCTCTTTTTCTGATTCTCTTGCTGTTCCCTCTTCTgcaggctctctcccctctctctctgacagtccctctctttccccatttGCTGAAACTCTTCAATCTTTCTCTGATAGTCCCACTCTTTCCACATCTGCAGCaactctaccccctctctctgattctcccgctttcccctctctctctgattctcccgcttttccctctctctttgaTTTTCCTGCTCTTTCCTCTGTCTATGATTCTCCCACTCTTCCCACATCTGCAGAAACTCTTCCCTCTTTCTCTTATTCTCccgcccttccctctctctctgataaTCCCACTCTTCCAATATCCGCAGAAACTCTTCCCTATCTCTCTGAT encodes the following:
- the LOC142488467 gene encoding uncharacterized protein LOC142488467, translating into MWEEWENHRQRKEQENQREREKRENQRERGKRENQREGVELLQMWKEWDYQRKIEEFQQMGKERDCQRERGESLQKREQQENQKKREEFLRMWEEMETQRKRKVQENQRKREERAKRRKMEEFLRKCKVFEYQIAAEELLQREIERDCQRDREELLQMWKEWDCQREREEILRMEKEQEYQRERGAFLRRWEEREFQRKKGAFLRMWKERENQRKRGERENQRKRGERENQRKRGERAKNLFATSQLRARTPGARTIQTHFERKGNYKCNTCKICKKMCTKKEAISCVTKKSYKIKSFINCQSTYVVYLIQCACGLQYIGKTKRKLTVRIQEHMRNIKLIPERLEKNQSLPPFLKHFLEVHDCDPTKLQFLGIETVPASKRFLNKDRRLTNCEHFWINTFKSKIPCGLNYKS